The Marinobacter sp. ANT_B65 genome has a segment encoding these proteins:
- a CDS encoding Lrp/AsnC family transcriptional regulator, with protein sequence MEEYRAVLSRSKMGFSATAFTQVTFSSHDVDLTDEFEAIVNELDWVQTCHCITGSVDYLLQMVFRDLDEFSERINIIRRIRGVNAIQTHISVKEIKTSTSLPIG encoded by the coding sequence ATAGAAGAATACAGAGCTGTTCTCAGTCGCAGCAAGATGGGCTTTAGCGCTACGGCGTTTACTCAAGTGACGTTCTCCAGTCATGATGTCGATCTGACCGATGAATTTGAAGCGATCGTAAACGAACTGGACTGGGTTCAGACTTGCCACTGCATAACGGGGAGCGTGGATTACCTCTTGCAGATGGTGTTCAGGGACCTGGATGAGTTTTCTGAGCGCATCAACATTATCCGGCGCATCCGTGGAGTAAATGCGATTCAGACCCATATCTCTGTTAAGGAAATCAAGACAAGTACCAGCTTGCCAATCGGTTGA
- a CDS encoding type II toxin-antitoxin system Phd/YefM family antitoxin yields MKVELVTNLKRQATKILADLHLSKEPVLITEHGKPSAYLVDVQDYEFMQRRLELLEELSRGERAVLEGRTYSQSEAREKMGKWLK; encoded by the coding sequence ATGAAAGTTGAGCTTGTTACAAACCTTAAGCGCCAAGCTACAAAAATCCTGGCAGACCTGCATCTGTCTAAAGAGCCGGTACTGATCACTGAACATGGCAAGCCATCGGCTTATCTTGTTGATGTGCAGGATTACGAGTTCATGCAGCGCCGGCTTGAACTGCTCGAAGAGCTCTCACGAGGAGAGCGTGCTGTACTTGAGGGAAGAACGTACAGTCAAAGTGAGGCCAGGGAGAAAATGGGTAAATGGCTGAAGTAA
- a CDS encoding type II toxin-antitoxin system RelE/ParE family toxin, translating into MAEVIWTEPALQELDAIAEYIALDNPAAASRLVEEIFDNTDRLEDFPQSGRIPPELPDSVYREVVVPPCRIFYREDEKRVFILYVMREERQLRAYMLGSS; encoded by the coding sequence ATGGCTGAAGTAATCTGGACGGAGCCCGCCCTTCAAGAGTTGGATGCCATCGCTGAGTACATTGCTCTGGATAATCCTGCCGCCGCAAGCCGCCTGGTAGAAGAGATTTTCGATAACACCGATCGCCTGGAAGATTTTCCTCAATCCGGGCGAATTCCTCCAGAGCTTCCTGATTCAGTATACAGAGAAGTAGTTGTTCCACCCTGCCGCATTTTTTATCGTGAGGATGAGAAGCGGGTTTTTATCCTCTATGTCATGCGAGAGGAAAGGCAGCTTCGTGCGTACATGCTTGGGAGCAGCTAA
- a CDS encoding YbfB/YjiJ family MFS transporter: MELTRTRVYLAGICSLIVTVGVARLSYSLLLPIMQSGAGLTEVGGGWLATTNFMGYMAGVLLASRLHNLSYKYNLHRAYLLLSIGTSAAMVMTTDVVAWAVLRFIAGVCASGGLIIASGLILKWLVKNDHRAELGIHFAGIGVSIIATSVLVEVMLTLSANWQQQWLSLAVMAAIVAIPAWLWIPHPLVDGQDATATKDNPPGRVFTTLMMLAYFCAGYGYAVSSTFIVDIVERTKGLEGQGTLAFLLIGLAAMPATLVWDRIARKTGYLYALLAAYVLQVVGIILPAINDTLMALLLSALLFGGTFIACVSLVLTMAGKFFPSNPARFMGVMTLAYGAAQIIAPVFTGYLAEAFASYNLGLYFSAGIMIIGITFLLGLVRLERAPV, encoded by the coding sequence ATGGAGCTTACTCGGACTCGAGTCTATCTGGCCGGAATCTGTAGCCTGATCGTAACCGTTGGCGTAGCCCGTCTTTCCTACAGCCTTTTACTACCCATCATGCAAAGCGGAGCAGGCCTCACCGAAGTAGGTGGCGGCTGGCTGGCGACCACTAATTTTATGGGGTACATGGCCGGGGTGCTGCTTGCGTCCCGGCTGCACAACCTCAGCTACAAATACAATCTGCACCGGGCTTATCTTCTGTTAAGCATTGGCACTTCAGCAGCCATGGTGATGACAACGGATGTTGTTGCCTGGGCTGTATTGCGATTCATAGCCGGGGTTTGTGCTTCCGGGGGCCTTATCATTGCCTCTGGCCTGATTCTGAAATGGCTTGTGAAGAATGATCATCGCGCTGAGTTAGGTATTCATTTCGCCGGTATCGGTGTGAGCATCATAGCCACATCCGTTTTAGTGGAAGTAATGCTGACCCTGTCGGCCAACTGGCAGCAGCAGTGGCTGTCGCTGGCCGTGATGGCCGCCATTGTCGCTATTCCCGCATGGTTATGGATTCCTCACCCGCTGGTGGATGGGCAGGACGCAACGGCCACAAAAGATAATCCCCCAGGCCGGGTGTTTACCACGCTTATGATGCTTGCCTATTTTTGTGCGGGTTACGGATACGCTGTCAGCTCCACCTTCATTGTGGACATTGTAGAACGAACAAAAGGGCTGGAGGGGCAGGGGACACTGGCGTTTTTGCTGATCGGGCTTGCCGCTATGCCAGCGACCCTGGTGTGGGACAGAATTGCGAGAAAAACCGGCTATCTCTATGCGCTCCTGGCAGCTTATGTTCTACAGGTGGTTGGCATTATTCTGCCTGCCATTAACGATACCTTGATGGCGTTATTGTTAAGTGCACTGCTATTTGGTGGGACCTTTATTGCCTGTGTCAGCCTGGTGCTCACCATGGCTGGAAAGTTCTTCCCAAGCAATCCAGCCCGATTTATGGGCGTAATGACACTGGCCTATGGTGCGGCTCAGATAATCGCCCCTGTCTTTACCGGTTATCTTGCCGAAGCGTTTGCTAGCTATAACCTTGGGTTATACTTTTCAGCAGGCATCATGATCATCGGTATTACATTCTTGCTTGGATTAGTACGCCTGGAAAGAGCTCCCGTGTGA
- a CDS encoding LysR family transcriptional regulator, whose translation MEIVALKTFKTLVDEGGIKGAADKLHTVQSNITNRIKKLESELDTRLFTLAGRKLQLTPSGQQLYKYADEILELEHQAKSAILRDKGNYELRVGMPETFAAVHMPLALKQLKRDYPNIQTRIFTDTSDRLVGAVLNNKVDCAAIGNAPAHEKLCVIPIVNEELVMVTPAESHYDPVLFVRDEGCGYRNHALIWQQKAGRGSDELMIMSSADGVLGCISAGLGYTIIGKNMVIGSRYEKSLAMTPVTHGPKHVQLSIVYRKGSPLEAGTLALADIFTNKNTQ comes from the coding sequence ATGGAAATCGTGGCATTGAAGACCTTTAAAACCCTGGTTGATGAAGGTGGCATCAAGGGCGCAGCAGACAAGCTTCATACGGTTCAGTCGAACATCACCAACCGGATTAAAAAGCTGGAAAGTGAGCTGGATACCAGGCTCTTCACTCTGGCAGGCAGAAAACTGCAGCTAACCCCCAGCGGGCAACAACTCTACAAGTATGCGGATGAGATTCTGGAGCTGGAGCACCAGGCCAAATCCGCCATTTTGCGTGATAAAGGCAACTATGAGTTGAGGGTTGGAATGCCCGAAACCTTTGCCGCAGTTCACATGCCTTTAGCACTCAAACAGCTCAAACGGGATTACCCTAATATCCAGACCAGGATCTTTACGGATACCAGCGACAGGCTCGTAGGTGCCGTGTTGAACAACAAGGTAGACTGCGCCGCCATAGGCAATGCCCCCGCCCATGAAAAGCTTTGTGTTATTCCTATTGTGAATGAAGAGCTGGTTATGGTGACCCCTGCGGAAAGCCACTATGACCCTGTGCTGTTTGTACGTGACGAAGGATGCGGTTACAGGAACCATGCGCTTATATGGCAGCAAAAAGCAGGGCGCGGTAGCGATGAACTCATGATCATGAGTAGTGCGGATGGGGTTTTGGGCTGCATATCTGCAGGTTTGGGTTACACCATTATTGGCAAAAACATGGTGATCGGCAGCCGGTATGAAAAGTCCCTGGCAATGACGCCCGTCACCCATGGCCCAAAACATGTTCAGCTATCCATCGTTTACCGCAAAGGCAGCCCCCTGGAAGCGGGCACGCTGGCACTTGCGGACATTTTTACAAATAAAAATACACAATAG
- a CDS encoding SMR family transporter → MKNWLFLGVAIASEVVATSSMKASAGFTKFWPSVVVILGYVIAFYFLSLTLKVIPVGIAYATWAGLGIVLISVAGWLVFGQKLDFASIIGMALIIAGVVVINVFSKVSVH, encoded by the coding sequence ATGAAAAACTGGCTGTTTCTTGGTGTTGCAATTGCTTCTGAAGTGGTGGCAACTTCCAGCATGAAAGCAAGTGCAGGTTTTACAAAATTCTGGCCCAGTGTGGTCGTGATTTTGGGGTACGTCATTGCCTTCTATTTTCTTTCTCTCACCCTGAAGGTGATTCCTGTCGGGATTGCTTATGCAACCTGGGCTGGTTTGGGAATCGTACTGATTTCTGTAGCAGGCTGGCTGGTTTTTGGTCAGAAACTGGATTTTGCCAGTATTATTGGCATGGCCCTTATCATTGCCGGTGTAGTGGTTATCAATGTCTTTTCCAAAGTCAGTGTGCATTAG
- a CDS encoding DinB family protein has protein sequence MSLKRHFELLAAYNQWMNVKVYEAAGRLTPEELEKDRGAFFSSILGTLNHVIVGDTIWLKRFATHPPCFASLRDVASLPNPSSLDQIVFSKFASLSEHRFWLDQQIINWAGKLSDSDLDSVLSYTSTKGVPSSKRFSSLVTHFFNHQTHHRGQASTLLSQAGLEIGITDLLVLIPEEAGV, from the coding sequence ATGAGCCTGAAACGCCACTTTGAATTGCTGGCTGCCTACAACCAGTGGATGAACGTAAAGGTATATGAGGCGGCCGGTCGCCTCACACCAGAAGAACTGGAAAAGGATCGCGGCGCCTTCTTCAGCTCGATTCTGGGCACCCTCAACCATGTCATCGTTGGAGATACCATCTGGCTCAAGCGGTTTGCCACACACCCGCCCTGCTTTGCCTCACTGCGTGATGTAGCCAGTCTCCCGAACCCCTCCAGTCTCGACCAGATTGTTTTCAGTAAATTCGCCAGCCTGTCGGAACACAGGTTCTGGCTGGATCAGCAGATTATTAACTGGGCAGGCAAGCTGTCTGACAGTGATCTGGATTCTGTCCTTAGCTACACAAGCACCAAAGGTGTGCCTTCCAGCAAACGATTCTCAAGCCTGGTTACTCATTTTTTTAACCACCAGACACATCACCGGGGCCAGGCTTCCACTCTGCTTTCACAGGCGGGTCTGGAGATTGGCATTACCGACCTTTTGGTTCTGATCCCCGAAGAGGCCGGTGTATAA
- the cysK gene encoding cysteine synthase A, protein MSRIFEDNSQSIGNTPLVRLNRVNDGAAIWAKIEGRNPAYSVKCRIGAAMIWDAEKRGVLKPGMTIIEPTSGNTGIALAFVAAARGYKITLTMPASMSLERRKVLKALGADLLLTEPAKGMPGAIAKAEELAAAEPEKYFLPQQFNNPANPQIHEDTTGPEIWKDTDGAVDVFVAGVGTGGTLTGVSRYIKNTQGKAITTVAVEPTDSPIITQVRNGEDPKPAPHKIQGIGAGFVPKNLDMSLVDQVETVSNEDAMAMAHRLMREEGILCGISCGAAVVAAIRVSQQPEHKGKNIVVILPDSAERYLSTALFADQFGDTENVQ, encoded by the coding sequence ATGTCCCGCATATTTGAAGACAACTCTCAGTCCATTGGCAACACGCCGCTGGTCAGGCTGAACCGTGTTAACGATGGCGCTGCTATCTGGGCCAAAATTGAGGGTCGTAACCCGGCCTACTCGGTGAAGTGCCGCATTGGTGCTGCCATGATCTGGGACGCCGAGAAGCGGGGCGTGCTTAAGCCGGGGATGACCATCATCGAACCCACCAGCGGCAATACAGGCATAGCCCTGGCATTTGTTGCTGCGGCCAGAGGCTACAAGATCACTCTTACCATGCCGGCATCCATGAGTCTGGAGCGCCGCAAGGTATTGAAAGCACTGGGCGCGGACCTGCTGCTGACAGAGCCCGCCAAAGGCATGCCCGGCGCAATTGCCAAAGCGGAAGAACTGGCTGCCGCCGAGCCCGAAAAGTACTTTCTGCCACAACAGTTCAACAACCCTGCCAACCCGCAGATCCACGAAGACACCACCGGCCCTGAAATCTGGAAGGATACCGATGGCGCAGTGGATGTTTTTGTCGCCGGTGTAGGTACGGGCGGCACCCTGACCGGTGTGTCACGCTATATCAAGAACACCCAGGGCAAGGCCATCACCACCGTAGCCGTTGAGCCGACTGATTCGCCCATCATCACCCAGGTACGTAATGGCGAAGATCCAAAGCCTGCCCCCCATAAAATACAGGGTATCGGCGCGGGCTTTGTACCCAAAAACCTCGATATGAGTCTGGTTGATCAGGTGGAGACAGTATCCAACGAAGATGCCATGGCTATGGCACATCGTCTGATGCGGGAAGAAGGTATTCTCTGCGGGATTTCCTGTGGCGCAGCAGTAGTTGCCGCAATCCGGGTCAGCCAGCAACCCGAACACAAAGGCAAAAACATTGTGGTGATCCTGCCGGATTCTGCAGAGCGCTACCTGTCCACTGCCCTGTTTGCCGACCAGTTTGGCGATACGGAAAACGTGCAGTAA
- a CDS encoding phage tail sheath family protein, which produces MAVSVSYPGVYVQELPSGSRAIVGVPTSVAAFVGYTSRGRDNTSTRIFNFGDFERLFGGITQDSLVSHQVKHFFDNGGGQAVIVRVPKSDSLPAAIELLDGTAGGGADDIAFTLTANSNGYWGNFVVASVDYNGVSDDDSFNLTITDLASGTSESFANLSVSPGSPRFVQVVVNDPASGSDIVTANVPATNAGGRPSQTGIIGGDFSLTNGQITTISNAANIDITVSASRPSGLISSVPVRLLDINETVPGSVVGVARMLERKISNALNARLPGAGVKVMPTASGYGLRIVADFDPALIPDGVDTLLSFADVSAGALAAFHLDTPTSNVAYYWVGQGSDEAAQQNAQAGDDGTQLPLTANLIGSRAGFTGIYALERADIFNLLLIPDATRPQVSDPNQLDTGLDPNAVYTEALNYCDERRAFLLVDPPPQVGDLEAAVEWISGGLTVSGANAAANWPRVRVPDPSNDFKPRAFGPAGVLAGLYARTDGARGLWKAPAGTEARLRNVVEPTYKLTDSENGVLNPLGLNCIRSFPIYGNVSWGSRTLVGADVMASDWKYTPVRRLALYIEESLYRGIQWAVFEPNDEPLWAQLRTSVGDFMHNLFTQGAFQGSSARKAYFVRCDNTTNTQFYIDRGIVNVVVGFAPLKPAEFVILSIQQIVAQP; this is translated from the coding sequence ATGGCTGTCTCCGTTAGTTATCCCGGTGTTTACGTTCAGGAATTACCCAGTGGCAGTCGCGCTATTGTTGGTGTGCCAACATCCGTTGCCGCTTTCGTTGGCTATACATCCAGGGGCCGCGACAATACCTCCACACGCATTTTCAATTTTGGCGATTTCGAACGCTTATTTGGTGGCATTACACAAGACAGCCTGGTGTCCCATCAGGTTAAACATTTCTTTGATAACGGTGGTGGCCAGGCTGTTATCGTGCGGGTACCTAAATCTGATAGCCTGCCTGCTGCCATCGAACTGCTCGATGGCACTGCTGGTGGCGGTGCCGACGATATTGCCTTCACGCTAACCGCCAATAGTAATGGTTACTGGGGCAATTTTGTTGTTGCCTCGGTCGACTACAACGGCGTCAGCGACGACGACTCGTTCAACCTCACCATTACTGATCTCGCATCAGGCACCTCGGAATCCTTTGCCAACCTGTCTGTCAGCCCCGGCTCGCCGAGATTTGTTCAGGTGGTAGTGAATGATCCCGCCAGCGGGTCGGACATTGTTACTGCAAACGTTCCCGCTACGAATGCCGGCGGGCGGCCAAGTCAGACCGGGATTATTGGCGGCGACTTCTCGCTTACCAACGGCCAGATCACAACTATTTCCAATGCTGCAAATATTGATATCACTGTTTCCGCCAGCCGGCCGAGTGGTTTGATCAGCTCTGTGCCTGTGCGGCTGCTCGATATCAATGAAACGGTTCCGGGCAGTGTGGTCGGCGTTGCCCGCATGCTGGAGCGAAAAATCTCGAATGCACTCAATGCCAGGTTGCCTGGCGCTGGCGTTAAGGTGATGCCCACCGCCAGCGGATATGGGCTGCGCATTGTTGCCGATTTCGATCCGGCTCTGATTCCGGATGGCGTTGACACCCTGCTCAGCTTCGCTGATGTTTCTGCCGGTGCACTTGCTGCGTTTCATCTCGACACACCCACCAGCAATGTCGCCTATTACTGGGTGGGCCAGGGTTCTGACGAAGCCGCGCAGCAAAATGCCCAGGCAGGCGATGACGGCACCCAGCTACCTCTGACGGCAAACCTCATTGGCAGCCGTGCCGGGTTTACCGGCATCTATGCGCTGGAACGTGCCGATATTTTCAACCTGCTGCTGATTCCGGATGCAACCCGTCCTCAGGTATCAGATCCGAACCAGCTCGATACCGGTTTAGACCCGAATGCGGTCTACACAGAAGCGCTTAATTACTGCGACGAACGGCGTGCGTTTTTGCTGGTGGATCCGCCACCACAGGTGGGTGACCTTGAGGCTGCAGTGGAATGGATTTCAGGTGGCCTGACTGTCTCCGGCGCCAACGCGGCAGCCAACTGGCCACGGGTGCGAGTGCCAGACCCATCCAACGATTTCAAACCCCGTGCTTTCGGCCCTGCTGGCGTGCTGGCTGGTCTGTATGCACGCACCGATGGTGCCCGCGGCTTATGGAAAGCACCTGCAGGAACCGAAGCGCGGCTTCGTAATGTTGTCGAGCCAACCTACAAGCTTACAGATTCTGAAAATGGTGTGCTGAACCCGCTGGGGCTGAACTGCATCCGCTCGTTTCCGATTTACGGCAATGTCAGCTGGGGTTCGCGCACACTGGTTGGTGCCGATGTCATGGCCAGCGACTGGAAATACACTCCGGTCCGACGACTCGCCCTGTATATCGAAGAAAGCCTTTACCGGGGCATTCAATGGGCTGTATTCGAACCCAACGACGAACCTTTGTGGGCGCAGTTGCGCACTTCGGTCGGCGACTTTATGCACAACCTGTTTACCCAGGGCGCATTTCAGGGCAGCTCGGCCCGCAAGGCGTACTTTGTGCGCTGTGATAACACAACCAATACGCAGTTTTATATCGATCGCGGCATAGTCAATGTCGTGGTGGGTTTTGCACCCTTGAAACCGGCGGAGTTTGTGATCCTGTCGATCCAGCAAATCGTTGCTCAGCCCTGA
- a CDS encoding phage tail protein, giving the protein MAQFTVNGSRFDPYKNFKFRIKWDGRYVAGVSKVSALKRTTEVVKHREGGDPSTSRKSPGRTEYEAITLERGVTHDPEFEIWANKVWNYGSVGEEVSLADFRKPVILEVYNEAGQKAIAYKIFRCWVSEFQALPDLDANANAVAIQMLKLENEGWERDYDVTEPEEPSFVEPT; this is encoded by the coding sequence ATGGCACAGTTCACTGTCAATGGATCCCGCTTCGATCCCTATAAAAACTTCAAATTCCGCATCAAATGGGATGGCCGCTACGTTGCCGGCGTCAGCAAGGTCAGCGCCCTGAAACGTACCACTGAGGTTGTAAAACACCGCGAAGGCGGCGATCCATCTACCAGCCGCAAGTCGCCGGGGCGCACCGAGTACGAAGCCATTACTCTCGAACGCGGTGTGACACACGATCCGGAGTTCGAAATCTGGGCCAACAAGGTCTGGAACTATGGCTCGGTTGGCGAAGAGGTTTCTCTGGCTGATTTTCGTAAACCTGTGATTCTTGAGGTTTATAACGAAGCTGGTCAGAAAGCCATCGCCTACAAGATCTTTCGTTGCTGGGTGTCGGAGTTCCAGGCACTTCCCGATCTGGATGCCAACGCCAACGCAGTGGCAATACAAATGCTGAAGCTGGAAAACGAGGGCTGGGAGCGCGACTATGACGTCACTGAACCAGAAGAGCCCAGCTTTGTCGAACCGACATAG